In Haloarcula sp. H-GB4, a single genomic region encodes these proteins:
- a CDS encoding AAA domain-containing protein, whose amino-acid sequence MSVDRVRGVVVDIDEPKTVNTQYGESDLCEVTIRPDRGAGEPTTVTLWGKWTENAAVIEMGMEIAVYNPDEREYQGEQQYSVGGDATLVVQPDFLVDVTDIRAWVQCPRMYYLRKLDGAEHAYPLVKGTVVHEVFGDLLRGRDLDTAIEEQVDAAGLDIGLLGREADEVAGDVRDHASAIQGWLQQGTLTETDGAATAADNSERDFSPAESEWRSEMTLISERFGMKGRADAVRRGMPVELKTGKNTKREPRFQDKIQATAYALMLGERAAGTGSAVDAAPDTGTLLYTKNAAVDRNEESGDLSPAKEFSIGSGLLNYVVRTRNAIAAMEYDSSVPTGYEANAKCEYCFEQDTCMAVSGRLDQESKAGTVGRAVPDEELDYFEQFYTAVEAERRSVHREYAKLWEQTPEERADNDRALIGLEPTGRRELDGGRWELRATGTGAVSKIREGNLVLASDGDPVTGNAELARVERLGEEIVVTADEPLDLRRLDVYPSELTTDRLQNALHDAVLLQSPEQKDVLFGRREPEFKPVEETFIDNNDAQNEAVQLAVGAEDFALVHGPPGTGKTYTLARMVRALIARGDRVLLSAFTNRAVDNLLEALEDQGYTDIVRVGTESGVREDMQKYRLETSGDPGECASQLQSAQVVAATTATCGGSTLQTQEFDVAVVDEAGQLTEPGTLAATTLADRFVLVGDHQQLPPVVQSENETLSTSLFERLIDAHPDAGVMLDCQYRMAQHIQAFASREFYDGQLRPATGEVAAQRLDDLDGVATASLPEGLRDRVAFVDPDGSQVGNTNPTEADRITEIVASYRSAGVPADDIGVIAPYRAQVAEISKRLPDVTVDTVDRFQGSSKEVIIISFVATGTLDSPIFEDYRRINVALTRAKKALVLVGDGDALATDEVYGRMVEWARG is encoded by the coding sequence ATGAGCGTAGACCGTGTTCGCGGTGTCGTCGTCGACATCGACGAGCCGAAGACGGTGAACACCCAGTACGGCGAGAGCGACCTCTGTGAGGTGACGATACGTCCCGACCGCGGGGCCGGCGAGCCCACGACGGTGACGCTTTGGGGGAAGTGGACCGAGAACGCCGCGGTCATCGAGATGGGGATGGAGATCGCCGTCTACAACCCCGACGAGCGGGAGTATCAGGGCGAACAGCAGTACTCCGTCGGCGGCGACGCCACGCTGGTCGTCCAGCCGGACTTCCTCGTCGACGTGACCGACATCCGGGCGTGGGTGCAGTGCCCGCGGATGTACTACCTCCGGAAACTCGACGGTGCGGAGCACGCCTACCCGCTTGTGAAGGGGACGGTCGTCCACGAGGTGTTCGGCGACCTGCTTCGGGGCCGGGACCTCGACACCGCTATCGAAGAGCAGGTCGACGCCGCCGGACTGGATATTGGACTGCTGGGCCGAGAGGCCGACGAGGTGGCCGGAGACGTGCGCGACCACGCGTCGGCTATTCAGGGGTGGCTCCAGCAGGGGACGCTCACGGAGACGGATGGAGCGGCGACAGCCGCTGACAACTCGGAGCGGGACTTCAGTCCCGCGGAGAGCGAGTGGCGCTCCGAGATGACGCTCATCTCCGAGCGGTTCGGCATGAAAGGGCGGGCCGACGCCGTCCGGCGCGGGATGCCCGTCGAGCTCAAGACCGGCAAGAACACCAAGCGGGAGCCGCGGTTTCAGGACAAGATCCAGGCGACGGCATACGCCCTGATGCTGGGGGAGCGCGCGGCTGGCACGGGCAGCGCCGTCGACGCAGCCCCGGACACAGGTACGCTCCTCTACACCAAAAACGCCGCCGTCGACCGCAACGAGGAGAGCGGCGACCTCTCGCCGGCCAAGGAGTTCTCTATCGGGAGCGGGCTGCTGAACTACGTCGTCCGGACCCGCAACGCGATTGCGGCGATGGAGTACGACTCTAGCGTGCCGACGGGCTACGAGGCCAACGCGAAATGCGAGTACTGCTTCGAACAGGACACCTGTATGGCCGTCTCCGGCCGCCTCGACCAGGAGTCCAAAGCAGGAACGGTCGGTCGAGCGGTGCCAGACGAGGAACTGGACTACTTCGAGCAGTTCTACACAGCCGTCGAGGCCGAGCGCCGGTCCGTCCACCGAGAGTACGCAAAGCTCTGGGAGCAGACGCCCGAGGAGCGCGCCGACAACGACCGGGCGCTCATCGGCCTCGAACCGACCGGCCGCCGGGAGCTCGACGGCGGCCGCTGGGAACTGCGCGCGACAGGGACCGGGGCCGTCTCGAAGATCCGCGAGGGCAATCTCGTGCTCGCCAGCGACGGCGACCCGGTGACCGGTAACGCTGAACTAGCCCGCGTCGAACGTCTTGGCGAAGAAATCGTCGTCACGGCCGACGAGCCGCTTGACCTCCGCCGACTCGACGTGTACCCATCTGAGCTAACCACCGACCGGCTCCAGAATGCGCTGCACGACGCCGTTCTCCTCCAGTCGCCCGAGCAGAAGGACGTGTTGTTCGGGCGGCGCGAGCCGGAGTTCAAGCCAGTCGAGGAGACGTTCATCGACAACAACGACGCCCAGAACGAGGCCGTCCAGCTGGCGGTCGGCGCAGAGGACTTCGCGCTGGTCCATGGGCCGCCGGGGACGGGCAAGACGTACACGCTGGCGCGGATGGTCCGGGCACTGATAGCCCGGGGCGACCGCGTCCTGCTCTCGGCGTTTACCAACCGTGCCGTCGACAATCTGCTGGAAGCGCTGGAAGACCAGGGCTACACCGATATTGTTCGCGTTGGCACAGAAAGCGGCGTCCGCGAGGATATGCAGAAGTACCGGCTGGAGACCAGCGGCGACCCCGGCGAGTGTGCGAGTCAGCTCCAGAGCGCGCAGGTCGTCGCGGCGACGACGGCCACCTGCGGCGGGAGCACGCTTCAGACACAGGAGTTCGACGTGGCTGTCGTTGACGAGGCCGGCCAGCTGACCGAACCGGGGACGCTGGCGGCGACGACGCTGGCCGACCGGTTCGTGCTGGTCGGCGACCACCAACAGTTGCCGCCCGTGGTCCAGTCAGAGAACGAGACGTTGTCGACCTCGCTGTTTGAACGACTCATCGATGCTCACCCAGACGCAGGCGTGATGCTCGACTGCCAGTACCGGATGGCCCAGCACATCCAGGCCTTCGCTTCGCGGGAGTTCTACGACGGGCAGTTGCGGCCGGCGACTGGCGAGGTGGCCGCACAGCGGCTCGACGACCTCGACGGCGTTGCGACGGCGAGCTTGCCTGAAGGCCTCCGGGACCGCGTGGCGTTCGTCGACCCGGACGGCAGTCAGGTCGGCAACACCAACCCGACCGAGGCCGATCGAATTACCGAAATCGTCGCGTCGTACCGGTCTGCGGGAGTTCCAGCCGACGACATCGGCGTTATCGCGCCGTACCGCGCGCAGGTCGCGGAGATTTCCAAGCGCCTGCCGGACGTGACCGTCGACACGGTCGACCGGTTCCAAGGGTCGAGCAAGGAGGTCATCATTATCTCCTTTGTCGCCACCGGGACGCTCGACAGCCCAATCTTCGAGGATTACCGGCGTATCAACGTCGCCCTCACGCGGGCGAAGAAAGCGCTCGTCCTAGTTGGCGACGGCGACGCGCTGGCGACCGACGAGGTGTACGGCCGGATGGTCGAGTGGGCGCGGGGCTGA